The following are encoded in a window of Gemmatimonadota bacterium genomic DNA:
- the aceE gene encoding pyruvate dehydrogenase (acetyl-transferring), homodimeric type, with the protein MADSVAPGTFRDTDPIETEEWIESLAYVLQNGGHDRVRYLLDRLEQEAQKSLGVDIPFASHTPYINTISRDKQLPYPGDREIERRIKSLVRWNAMAMVTRANKEADGIGGHISTFASAATLYEVGQNHFFKAPDGDFSGDQVFFQGHASPGMYARAFLEGRLSTEHLENFRRELRNPGGLSSYPHPYLMPDFWQFPTVSMGLGPLVGIFQARFNRYLEDRGLKSTRDSKVWVFVGDGETDEPETLGAISLATREQLDNLIFVINCNLQRLDGPVRGNSKIIQELEQVFRGAGWNVIKIIWGDDWDALLEKDTQGLLQERMEEVVDGQYQKYTVESGEYIRHDFFGTHPDLLKMVEHLSDEQLQKLRRGGHDPEKVYAAFKAAVEHKGAPTVILAKTIKGYGLGEAGEGRNMTHQQKKLEEDEMREFKRRFDIPISDSEVGKAPFYRPPDDSPEMQYLQQRRNELGGYLPARSVRAKPIQAPSREVFDEAFKGTGDRQASTTMAFARLFAKLARDKDIGKLLVPIIPDEARTFGMDSLFRQLGIYSHMGQIYEPVDAGNISYYREAQDGQILEEGINEAGAMSSFICAGTAYATHGVNTIPFYIYYSMFGFQRVGDLMWLAGDIRCKGFLLGGTAGRTTLNGEGLQHEDGHSHILASSVPNCIAYDPAYAYEIAIIIQDGIRRMYQEQEDVYYYMTLGNENYEHPPMPKGVEEGIVKGIYPLKTHETQQGQHKVQLFGSASILRETLRAQEILAAEYNISADVWSVTSYKELRRDALETERWNMLHPTRRKKKPYIVKVLEKTDGPIVAASDYMKALPEMIRPWVPEDMMVLGTDGFGRSDTRQALRRHFEVDAECIAVGALYALAKQGKIKREQVATAIDELGIDPEKVDPVSAGPVTTYY; encoded by the coding sequence ATGGCCGATTCTGTCGCACCAGGTACATTTCGCGATACCGATCCCATCGAAACCGAAGAATGGATCGAATCACTGGCTTATGTTCTGCAAAACGGAGGTCACGACCGCGTGCGCTATTTGCTCGACCGCCTCGAACAAGAAGCACAAAAAAGTCTGGGCGTTGACATTCCCTTCGCATCCCATACGCCTTATATCAACACCATCTCCCGCGACAAACAACTGCCCTATCCGGGCGACCGCGAAATCGAGCGCCGCATAAAAAGTCTCGTGCGCTGGAATGCCATGGCCATGGTCACCCGTGCCAACAAAGAAGCCGACGGCATTGGCGGTCACATCTCCACCTTTGCATCGGCTGCCACGCTATACGAAGTGGGCCAAAATCACTTCTTCAAAGCGCCCGATGGCGATTTCTCCGGAGATCAGGTCTTCTTCCAGGGCCATGCCTCGCCCGGCATGTATGCCCGCGCCTTCCTCGAAGGTCGGCTGAGCACCGAACACCTCGAAAACTTCCGCCGCGAACTCCGCAATCCCGGCGGCCTATCTTCCTATCCCCACCCCTATCTCATGCCCGACTTCTGGCAATTCCCCACGGTATCCATGGGACTTGGTCCCCTCGTGGGCATCTTCCAGGCTCGCTTCAACCGATACCTCGAAGACCGCGGCCTCAAATCGACCCGCGATTCCAAAGTCTGGGTCTTCGTCGGCGACGGCGAAACAGACGAACCCGAAACCCTCGGCGCCATCAGCCTGGCAACCCGCGAACAACTCGACAACCTCATCTTTGTGATCAATTGCAACCTGCAACGCCTCGACGGTCCCGTGCGCGGCAATAGCAAGATCATCCAGGAACTCGAACAAGTCTTTCGCGGCGCCGGCTGGAATGTCATCAAAATTATATGGGGAGACGATTGGGACGCACTACTCGAAAAAGACACCCAGGGTCTGCTTCAGGAACGCATGGAAGAAGTCGTCGATGGCCAATACCAGAAATACACCGTCGAATCCGGCGAATACATCCGCCACGACTTTTTTGGCACCCATCCCGACCTCCTCAAAATGGTCGAACACCTCTCGGACGAACAACTCCAAAAATTGCGTCGCGGGGGTCACGATCCTGAAAAAGTGTACGCCGCCTTCAAAGCCGCCGTGGAACACAAGGGCGCACCAACTGTTATCCTGGCCAAAACCATCAAAGGCTATGGCCTGGGCGAAGCTGGCGAAGGCCGCAACATGACCCACCAGCAAAAAAAGCTCGAAGAAGACGAAATGCGAGAATTTAAGCGGCGCTTTGACATACCCATCTCTGACAGCGAAGTGGGCAAAGCACCCTTTTATCGTCCCCCCGACGACAGTCCTGAAATGCAGTACTTGCAACAACGCCGAAACGAACTCGGCGGATATTTGCCCGCTCGAAGCGTTCGAGCCAAACCCATTCAGGCACCCTCGCGCGAGGTATTTGACGAAGCCTTCAAAGGTACAGGCGACCGCCAGGCCTCTACGACCATGGCTTTTGCGCGTCTGTTTGCCAAACTCGCTCGCGATAAAGACATCGGCAAACTGCTCGTTCCCATCATCCCGGACGAAGCCCGCACCTTTGGTATGGATTCCCTATTTCGGCAACTCGGCATCTACTCACACATGGGGCAGATATACGAACCCGTTGACGCGGGCAACATCAGCTACTATAGGGAAGCACAAGACGGCCAAATACTCGAAGAAGGCATCAACGAAGCCGGTGCCATGTCCTCATTCATCTGCGCTGGCACAGCTTATGCCACACACGGCGTCAACACCATCCCATTCTACATCTACTATTCCATGTTCGGATTTCAGCGCGTGGGCGACCTCATGTGGCTGGCCGGCGATATCCGCTGCAAGGGCTTTCTCTTAGGCGGAACAGCTGGACGCACCACGCTCAACGGCGAAGGTCTCCAGCACGAAGACGGGCACAGCCACATTCTCGCCTCATCTGTTCCCAACTGTATTGCCTACGACCCGGCCTATGCTTACGAGATTGCCATCATCATCCAGGACGGCATTCGACGCATGTACCAGGAACAGGAAGATGTTTATTACTACATGACCCTGGGCAATGAAAACTACGAACACCCCCCCATGCCCAAAGGCGTTGAAGAAGGCATCGTCAAAGGCATTTATCCGCTCAAGACGCACGAAACACAACAGGGCCAGCATAAAGTTCAGCTCTTTGGCAGTGCATCCATCCTTCGCGAAACCCTGCGCGCGCAAGAAATCCTCGCCGCCGAATACAATATTTCTGCCGACGTGTGGAGCGTCACCTCATACAAAGAACTGCGGCGAGACGCGCTTGAGACCGAGCGGTGGAACATGCTGCATCCAACGCGGCGAAAGAAAAAGCCGTATATCGTCAAAGTACTCGAAAAAACCGATGGCCCAATCGTCGCTGCCTCCGATTACATGAAAGCCCTACCCGAAATGATCCGCCCCTGGGTACCCGAAGACATGATGGTCCTCGGCACAGATGGATTTGGGCGCAGCGACACGCGCCAGGCTCTGCGCCGGCATTTTGAAGTTGACGCCGAGTGCATCGCTGTGGGCGCGCTTTACGCCCTGGCAAAACAGGGGAAAATCAAACGCGAACAGGTCGCTACAGCCATCGACGAACTCGGCATTGACCCCGAGAAAGTCGATCCCGTATCAGCAGGCCCCGTCACGACGTACTATTAA
- a CDS encoding branched-chain alpha-keto acid dehydrogenase subunit E2 has product MATEFKLPDLGEGVEAGDVVSVLVAEGDTIEIDQSVVELETDKALVEVPSSVAGTITKIHISAGDRVPVGSLLISVEEGEQQVTADPEPEAEAPAPAPEEKPEPTARAPEPTPPSPRPPAPTSNGDPIPAAPSTRRLARELGVDLTQVAGSGPGGRISQDDVKAAVRDQQTGGIAPTAPVELPDFSRWGNIERQPLSKVRQIIAKNMSQAWQQVAHVTQFDRADVTDLEAFRQRNKERTEALGAKLTPTVLALKAIITALKTFPQFNASLDAGTNEIILKHYYNLGIAVDTERGLLVPVIKDVDRKDILELALELGDISQRARTSKIGLDELQGGTFTVTNLGSLGVGEFTPIVNHPEVAILGLGRAREEATVREGRIEPRLIMPLALSYDHRVIDGADGARFMRKIVDALENPELMLMGG; this is encoded by the coding sequence GTGGCAACCGAATTTAAACTTCCCGATCTCGGCGAAGGTGTAGAAGCCGGCGATGTAGTCAGCGTACTCGTTGCCGAAGGCGACACTATTGAAATTGATCAGAGCGTAGTCGAGCTCGAAACCGACAAAGCCCTCGTTGAAGTACCCAGCAGTGTTGCTGGCACCATCACAAAAATACACATTAGTGCCGGAGACCGCGTACCCGTGGGCAGCTTATTGATCTCCGTTGAAGAAGGCGAACAACAAGTCACAGCGGACCCTGAGCCGGAAGCCGAAGCACCAGCTCCTGCACCAGAAGAAAAGCCCGAACCCACCGCCAGAGCACCCGAACCAACACCTCCCTCACCCAGACCACCAGCACCCACATCAAACGGCGATCCCATTCCCGCAGCGCCATCCACGCGGCGGCTCGCGCGAGAACTCGGCGTAGATCTCACCCAGGTCGCTGGCTCTGGCCCCGGTGGACGCATCTCACAAGACGATGTCAAAGCCGCTGTACGCGATCAGCAAACAGGTGGTATTGCGCCAACAGCACCCGTCGAATTGCCCGACTTCTCGAGATGGGGCAACATCGAGCGCCAACCCCTCAGCAAAGTTCGGCAGATTATAGCAAAAAATATGAGCCAGGCCTGGCAACAGGTGGCTCATGTCACGCAATTTGATCGCGCAGACGTCACAGATCTCGAGGCATTTCGGCAGCGCAACAAAGAAAGAACCGAAGCACTGGGTGCCAAACTGACGCCAACGGTCCTCGCGCTAAAAGCAATCATCACCGCGCTCAAGACCTTTCCGCAATTCAACGCCAGCCTCGATGCGGGGACCAATGAGATTATTCTCAAACACTACTACAACCTCGGCATCGCAGTTGACACCGAGCGCGGCTTACTCGTTCCCGTCATCAAAGACGTCGATCGCAAAGACATCCTGGAATTGGCTCTCGAACTCGGCGACATCAGCCAGCGCGCGCGCACCAGCAAAATTGGCCTCGACGAACTACAAGGCGGCACATTCACCGTCACCAACCTGGGCAGCCTGGGCGTGGGCGAATTTACCCCCATCGTCAACCATCCCGAAGTTGCAATATTAGGACTCGGACGCGCCAGAGAAGAAGCCACCGTGCGCGAAGGGCGCATCGAACCCCGTCTCATCATGCCTTTGGCACTCTCTTATGATCACCGCGTTATTGACGGCGCCGACGGCGCGCGATTCATGCGAAAAATCGTCGATGCACTCGAAAACCCGGAACTCATGCTCATGGGCGGATAA
- the lpdA gene encoding dihydrolipoyl dehydrogenase has product MAETHKTDLLVIGGGPGGYTAAFRAADLGLQVTLVNADDNLGGTCLLRGCIPSKALLHVAELITEASEARTYGLTFGDPKIDLDALRGWKDNIITRLSTGLSGLVRQRKVTHLTGYAQFENSQSASIEGDGDIDRVEFEHAIIATGSRPVALPIFALDTPRILDSTTALDLDEIPKSLLVVGGGIIGLELGSVYAALGSTVTVVEMTDTLLPGTDPDLVKPLETRLRQAFSAIHTSTRVTHIEEVNTGIEVHWEGEESKTSEIFDRVLLCIGRRPNTDNIGLENTDIVPNDQGFIEVDSQMRTNDPRLFAIGDAVPGPGLAHKAAHEGKIAAEILAGEPASFDALIPSVVYTDPEIAWVGLTETDALKQDRKVDIVRFPWAALGKAHAIGRIEGQTKLIVDPYTQRVLGMGIVGPNAGDLIAEGVLAIEMAAVAEDIAHTIHPHPSLAESIGIASEIHLGSATDVYMPKK; this is encoded by the coding sequence ATGGCCGAAACGCACAAAACCGATCTCCTCGTAATCGGCGGCGGTCCCGGTGGATATACAGCGGCCTTTCGCGCTGCTGACCTGGGCTTGCAAGTTACCCTCGTCAATGCCGACGACAACCTCGGTGGCACCTGTTTATTACGCGGATGCATCCCATCCAAAGCCCTGCTCCACGTTGCCGAACTCATCACCGAAGCCAGTGAAGCCAGAACGTATGGCCTCACCTTTGGCGATCCCAAAATCGATCTGGACGCCCTGCGAGGCTGGAAAGACAACATCATCACCCGCCTCTCAACTGGACTGTCTGGCCTGGTGCGCCAGCGCAAAGTCACCCACCTGACGGGCTACGCGCAATTTGAGAATTCGCAAAGCGCGTCTATCGAAGGCGATGGGGATATCGACCGCGTAGAATTTGAACACGCCATCATCGCCACGGGTTCTCGCCCTGTCGCCCTTCCAATTTTTGCGCTCGACACACCGCGCATTTTGGACTCGACAACAGCGCTCGACCTCGACGAAATACCCAAAAGCCTCCTCGTCGTAGGCGGGGGCATCATCGGCCTCGAACTCGGCAGTGTTTACGCCGCATTGGGAAGCACCGTCACAGTCGTCGAAATGACCGACACTCTCTTGCCCGGCACCGACCCCGACCTGGTCAAACCCCTCGAAACCCGATTGCGTCAGGCATTCAGCGCCATACACACCAGCACGCGCGTCACGCATATCGAAGAAGTCAACACCGGTATTGAAGTACACTGGGAAGGCGAAGAATCGAAAACATCCGAAATATTCGACCGCGTCCTCCTCTGCATTGGCCGACGCCCAAATACAGATAATATCGGCCTTGAAAACACGGACATTGTACCCAACGATCAGGGATTCATCGAAGTCGATTCACAAATGCGTACAAACGACCCTCGCCTCTTTGCAATCGGCGACGCCGTCCCAGGTCCCGGCCTCGCCCATAAAGCCGCGCACGAAGGCAAAATCGCCGCCGAAATTCTCGCCGGTGAACCCGCGTCTTTTGACGCACTAATACCCTCAGTTGTGTACACCGATCCCGAAATTGCATGGGTGGGCCTGACCGAAACCGACGCTCTCAAACAAGACCGCAAAGTCGATATCGTGCGCTTCCCCTGGGCTGCCCTGGGCAAAGCGCATGCCATTGGGCGCATCGAAGGCCAGACCAAGCTCATTGTCGATCCCTATACCCAACGCGTACTCGGCATGGGCATCGTGGGACCAAACGCGGGCGACCTCATCGCCGAAGGCGTGCTCGCCATTGAAATGGCTGCCGTTGCAGAAGACATTGCCCACACCATTCACCCCCACCCCTCCCTCGCCGAATCCATCGGCATTGCCTCAGAAATCCACCTCGGCTCTGCGACCGACGTGTACATGCCCAAAAAATAG
- a CDS encoding sulfatase, translated as MKRPNILFVMTDDHTPREMSSYGNPILHTPNLDRIGNEGTRFNNCFSTNALCAPARGTVLTGCFSHVHGIRGNSERADAIEYLDPNVPTFPELLRAAGYKTALFGKYHIRQDPRGFDTWCIHPGQGVYFDPTYIDDGKEVVKEGYATDITTDMALEFLKGLDGEQPFCLVYQFKAPHRPFTPAPRHAHLFEDIEIPQPETYGDDFATRKIAALAEDMKFDISLAPDYDDIPEGLSEGEKKDWIYQRFMKDRYRTIYGVDENLGRVLDYLDETGWADDTLVIYTSDHGYFLGDYGWYDKRFMYEPSIRIPLVVRYPNGGISGNVTDALVMNVDFAPTILDFAGVEIPEGVQGESLRPLLQGTEPDDWRTSVYYAYFEDSWVLHGKGAEAMSEPSFQYFTPHRIGPHRGVRTDRYKLIEYYAEGDYWELFDLQEDPNELRNVYGDEAYADLVVELKAELRRLQVQYGDLSV; from the coding sequence ATGAAGCGACCGAATATTTTGTTTGTGATGACCGATGACCACACGCCGCGCGAGATGAGCAGTTATGGCAATCCGATTTTGCATACGCCCAATCTGGATCGCATTGGGAATGAGGGTACGCGGTTTAACAATTGTTTTTCGACCAATGCGCTGTGCGCGCCTGCGCGGGGTACGGTGCTGACGGGATGTTTTTCACATGTCCACGGTATTCGTGGAAATTCCGAGAGAGCCGATGCGATTGAGTATCTGGATCCGAATGTGCCGACGTTTCCCGAGTTGCTTCGCGCCGCGGGATACAAGACTGCGTTGTTTGGCAAGTATCATATCCGGCAGGATCCACGTGGGTTTGATACGTGGTGTATTCATCCCGGGCAGGGCGTGTATTTTGATCCGACGTATATCGACGATGGGAAGGAGGTCGTAAAGGAGGGGTATGCCACGGATATAACGACGGATATGGCGCTTGAATTTTTGAAGGGGTTGGATGGGGAACAGCCTTTCTGTCTGGTGTATCAGTTTAAGGCACCACATCGTCCGTTTACGCCTGCACCCCGACACGCGCATCTTTTTGAGGATATCGAGATTCCCCAGCCGGAGACGTATGGCGATGATTTTGCGACGCGGAAGATTGCGGCTCTGGCTGAAGATATGAAGTTTGATATTAGTCTGGCGCCCGATTACGACGATATACCCGAGGGTTTGAGTGAAGGGGAAAAGAAGGACTGGATTTATCAGCGTTTTATGAAGGATCGGTATCGCACGATTTACGGTGTGGATGAGAACCTGGGGCGGGTGCTGGATTATCTGGATGAGACGGGTTGGGCTGACGATACGCTGGTGATTTACACGTCGGATCACGGGTATTTTTTGGGGGATTACGGATGGTACGACAAGCGGTTTATGTACGAGCCGTCGATTCGCATTCCGCTGGTGGTGCGCTATCCAAATGGGGGTATTAGCGGGAATGTGACTGATGCGCTGGTGATGAATGTGGATTTTGCGCCGACGATTCTGGATTTTGCAGGTGTCGAAATTCCCGAAGGTGTGCAGGGCGAGAGTTTGCGTCCATTGCTCCAGGGGACAGAGCCGGATGATTGGCGTACGTCTGTTTATTACGCCTATTTTGAGGATTCGTGGGTGCTGCACGGCAAGGGGGCAGAGGCGATGTCAGAACCGTCGTTCCAGTATTTTACACCGCACCGCATTGGCCCGCACCGCGGCGTGCGTACGGATCGCTACAAGCTGATTGAATATTATGCCGAGGGCGATTACTGGGAGTTGTTCGATTTGCAAGAGGATCCCAATGAATTGCGAAATGTGTACGGAGATGAGGCGTACGCAGATCTGGTGGTGGAGTTGAAGGCCGAGTTGCGAAGGTTGCAGGTGCAGTATGGGGATTTGAGTGTGTGA
- a CDS encoding mismatch-specific DNA-glycosylase, with the protein MADYVLQDYLRVGLDLVFVGFNPSLKSAEIGHYYAGRGNQFWPFLYEAGLTDRLLEPREDATILDYNIGLTDIVKGRATRGIGDLTDGDYVSGFELLREKMQRYRPAVICFNGKSGYAKVMGGKRDYGLQDELLEGAKLFLAPSTSGALPMPRVEKLRYYRALKSLIDE; encoded by the coding sequence ATGGCTGACTATGTGTTGCAGGATTATTTGCGCGTGGGACTGGATCTGGTGTTTGTGGGGTTTAATCCCAGCTTAAAGTCCGCGGAAATTGGTCATTATTACGCGGGGCGTGGCAATCAGTTTTGGCCGTTTTTGTACGAGGCCGGGCTGACAGATCGCTTGTTGGAGCCTCGGGAAGATGCGACTATTTTGGATTATAATATCGGGCTGACAGATATTGTGAAGGGGCGAGCGACGCGGGGGATTGGAGATCTGACGGATGGCGATTATGTGTCGGGTTTTGAATTGTTGCGAGAAAAAATGCAGAGGTATCGGCCCGCGGTGATTTGTTTTAATGGGAAGAGCGGATACGCCAAAGTGATGGGCGGGAAGCGAGATTACGGTTTGCAAGATGAGTTGTTGGAAGGCGCGAAGCTGTTTCTCGCCCCGTCAACGAGCGGTGCGCTGCCTATGCCGAGGGTTGAGAAATTGCGGTATTATCGAGCGTTGAAGTCTTTAATAGACGAATAG
- the ilvD gene encoding dihydroxy-acid dehydratase, producing the protein MAKLNKYSSQITQRKSQGGSQAMLYATGLTRADMDKAQVGIASVWYEGNPCNMHLNDLAAETKKGVTESGCVGMRFNTIGVSDGISMGTDGMSFSLQSRDLIADSIETLMGAQWYDGLIALPGCDKNMPGVVMAMGRLNRPALMIYGGTIKPGCATIQGEERKLDIVSAFQSYGEFLTDSLSDAERQEIVEHACPGAGACGGMYTANTMASAIECMGLSLPYSSCTPAEDPDKHAECIRAGHAVRALLEADLKPRDIITKQSFLNAIRLAVVTGGSTNIVLHLLAIARAYDIDLDIDEFQHISNETPLLCDLKPSGRYVMEELHDIGGTPAMMKLLLDANLIDGDQMTVTGKTIAENLADIKALPPYGTGEGQQDIVSPFNDPIKPTGHLQILRGNLAPEGSVGKITGKEGEVFKGAANVFDCEEDMLAALEQGKIEKGNVIIIRYEGPKGGPGMPEMLTPTSALAGAGLVQDVALITDGRFSGGSHGFLIGHVVPEAIEGGPIALVQTGDQITIDSQKGEINMDVSAEELEKRRAAWTQPPYKANRGTLYKYIKNVKTASEGCVTDE; encoded by the coding sequence ATGGCAAAACTGAATAAGTACAGCTCACAGATCACCCAGAGAAAATCCCAGGGCGGATCTCAGGCCATGCTCTATGCCACCGGACTGACGCGCGCCGACATGGACAAAGCGCAGGTCGGCATCGCCTCGGTCTGGTACGAAGGCAACCCCTGCAACATGCACCTCAACGACCTCGCAGCCGAAACCAAAAAAGGCGTCACCGAATCCGGATGCGTTGGCATGCGCTTCAACACCATCGGCGTATCCGATGGCATATCCATGGGCACAGACGGCATGTCCTTCTCCCTTCAATCCCGCGACCTCATAGCCGACTCCATCGAAACCCTCATGGGCGCACAATGGTACGACGGCCTGATCGCATTGCCCGGCTGCGACAAAAACATGCCCGGCGTGGTCATGGCAATGGGCCGCCTCAACCGCCCTGCCCTGATGATCTACGGCGGCACAATAAAACCAGGTTGCGCCACTATTCAAGGCGAAGAACGCAAACTCGACATCGTCTCCGCCTTTCAAAGCTACGGCGAATTTCTCACAGACTCGCTCAGCGATGCCGAACGCCAGGAAATCGTCGAACACGCCTGCCCCGGTGCCGGTGCTTGTGGCGGCATGTACACCGCCAATACCATGGCCAGCGCCATCGAATGCATGGGCCTCTCCCTGCCCTATTCCTCCTGCACACCTGCCGAAGACCCCGACAAACACGCCGAATGCATTCGCGCCGGTCACGCTGTACGCGCCCTGCTCGAAGCCGACCTCAAACCGCGCGACATCATCACCAAACAATCATTCCTCAACGCCATTCGCCTCGCCGTTGTCACGGGCGGCTCCACCAATATCGTACTCCACCTGCTCGCCATTGCCAGAGCTTATGACATAGACCTCGACATCGACGAATTTCAACACATATCCAACGAAACACCCCTCCTGTGTGACCTCAAACCCTCTGGGCGTTATGTCATGGAAGAGCTTCACGACATCGGCGGGACACCCGCAATGATGAAACTCCTCCTCGACGCCAATCTCATCGACGGCGACCAGATGACAGTAACGGGCAAAACAATTGCCGAAAATCTCGCCGACATAAAAGCCCTTCCCCCTTATGGCACGGGTGAAGGACAGCAAGATATCGTAAGCCCCTTTAATGACCCCATCAAGCCAACGGGACATCTGCAAATTTTGCGTGGAAATTTGGCACCGGAAGGTTCGGTCGGAAAAATCACGGGCAAAGAAGGCGAGGTATTCAAAGGCGCGGCCAATGTATTCGACTGCGAGGAAGACATGCTCGCCGCCCTCGAACAGGGCAAAATCGAAAAAGGCAATGTCATCATCATCCGCTACGAAGGACCCAAAGGCGGGCCCGGCATGCCGGAAATGCTCACCCCCACGTCCGCATTGGCCGGTGCGGGATTGGTACAGGATGTCGCGCTCATTACCGATGGGCGTTTTTCGGGCGGATCGCACGGCTTTCTCATCGGCCACGTCGTTCCCGAAGCCATCGAAGGCGGACCCATCGCCCTCGTCCAAACCGGCGACCAGATCACCATCGACAGCCAAAAAGGCGAGATCAACATGGATGTCTCTGCCGAAGAACTCGAAAAACGCCGTGCAGCCTGGACTCAACCGCCGTACAAAGCCAACCGCGGCACACTTTACAAATACATCAAAAACGTAAAAACGGCTTCGGAGGGATGTGTTACAGACGAGTAA